Part of the Spirochaeta lutea genome is shown below.
CCGGCCGGATTGTCAGTCCCGGCCGGATTGTCAGTCCCGGCCGGATAGCCAGTCCCGGCCGGATAGCCAGGCCCCTGGGCAGAGGCTCATGCCGAAGGTGTAACCTCTGCTAATCGAGGGACAGGGCCTTGATGTACGCCTGCCAGGTTGTGGCTACCAATTCTTCTACGGAGCTGTGCTTGGCCTCCCATCCCAGGAGGGATTTCGCCCGGGCGCTGGTGGCGTAGAGCTTGGCTGGGTCGCCGGGTCGCCGGGGGACGGTCTTGGCGGGAATCTGCCGCTGGGTAATGCGGCGGGCGGTTTCCAGCATTTCGGTAACTGAAATGCCGGTTTCGCTTCCCAGGTTAACCAGCAGGCTTTCCTGGTGGTTGGTGATGTATTCCAGGGCCTTAACGTGCCCGGATGCCAGGTCGGTGACGTGGACATAGTCCCGGACGCCGGTTCCGTCGGGGGTGTCGTAATCGTTACCGAAGATCTGCAGTTCCTTTCGTAGGCCGGCGGCAACCTCCATAATGACAGGCAGCAGGTTTGCAGGGTTTCGTTCTAGTCCGCTGATACGGCCCTGGCTGTCGTATCCCGCGGCGTTAAAGTAGCGCAGGGCTGCGAACTTGATTCCCTTGAGTTTATCGTACCAGGCCAGAAAGCGCTCGATTTCCAGTTTCGTGAAGCCGTAGTAATTTTCCGGGTTGGCGGGATGGTCTTCATCCAGGGGAAGGTACTGGGGTTCGCCGAAGGTGGCTGCGCTGGAGCTGAAGACTATCCGGGAGATGCCGGTTTCGCACATGGCGTTCAGGATGTTCAGGGTGCCGGTGATGTTTGCTACCGAGTATTTCTCAGGCTTAATCATGCTCTCGCCGGCTGCCTTTAGGGCTGCAAGATGGATGACTGCATCAAAGGGTCCCTGCTCCCTCATGGTTTGAACCAGGTTCTGGTAATGGAGGATGTCTCCGTGGGTAAATCCTGTGTCCGGGGTAAGGTTTTCCCGTAGACCCGAGGAGAGGTTGTCAAAAATGTGAACCTGATGCCCTGCCTCGGTCATGGCCAGCCGGACGTGGCTTCCGATGTACCCTGCTCCTCCGATGATAAGTACCTTCATGGTGTTACTCCTTAGGCTGTTGTCTTGTGTTCCCTGGATGTATTAACTACAATGAGTGAGCTATTTTACCGGGAGAACCTATAGATGTCTTTGCAAAAATTTGATTTTACCGTTTCTAACCTCGGCGCGGCCAAGCTTAAGAGTCCGGTATTGTTGTCCCATGTGTACGGTGACACCATTGCGAACTACGTGGCCGACGATGATCATGTCCTGTATCATATCACACTCGGTGCCGGGGACAAAGATACCAAGCTTCAGGAGTACGGAACCCTTGAAAAGGCGGGCCCCCGGGAAAAGATCTACTTTAATCCTGATCATGTGAGGGCGGCGGTCCTGACCTGCGGCGGGTTGTGTCCCGGACTCAATGATGTGATCCGGTCGATTGTCCGTACACTCTGGCACCGCTACGGGGTGCGTACTATCTACGGGATCCGCTTCGGGTACAACGGATTTTTGGGAGAAATAAAGAATTCTATCATGGAGCTTGATCCGGATGTGGTGGATGACATCCACCGGATCGGCGGTTCGGTGCTGGGCTCTAGCCGGGGCGGCGGAGAACGGACCAGCGATATTGTTGATGCCATTGAGCGGTTGAATCTGAACCAGGTGTACATCATCGGTGGAGACGGAACCCAGAAGGGGGCGTTGAAGATAGCCCGGGAGATTGCCCAGCGGGGGTTGAAGATTTCCGTCATCGGTATTCCCAAAACCATTGATAACGACCTCAGTTTCATTGAGAAGAGCTTCGGGTTTGAAACCGCAGTAGTACGGGCGACCGAGGCGGTATATGCAGCTCACCAGGAAGCTCATTCGGCCATCAACGGGGTGGGTTTGGTTAAGGTCATGGGCCGGGAGAGCGGTTTTATTGCAGCCCATACAGCAATCGCCAGTCATGATGTGAATTTTGTATTGATTCCCGAGGTGCCCTTCGAGTTGGAGGGGCCGAACGGCTTTTTTGAGCACCTGCGCCGCAGACTGGAGAAACGAAACCATGCGGTGGTTCTGGTTTCCGAGGGGGCTGGGCAGAAGCTCATGGATCAG
Proteins encoded:
- the galE gene encoding UDP-glucose 4-epimerase GalE, which translates into the protein MKVLIIGGAGYIGSHVRLAMTEAGHQVHIFDNLSSGLRENLTPDTGFTHGDILHYQNLVQTMREQGPFDAVIHLAALKAAGESMIKPEKYSVANITGTLNILNAMCETGISRIVFSSSAATFGEPQYLPLDEDHPANPENYYGFTKLEIERFLAWYDKLKGIKFAALRYFNAAGYDSQGRISGLERNPANLLPVIMEVAAGLRKELQIFGNDYDTPDGTGVRDYVHVTDLASGHVKALEYITNHQESLLVNLGSETGISVTEMLETARRITQRQIPAKTVPRRPGDPAKLYATSARAKSLLGWEAKHSSVEELVATTWQAYIKALSLD
- a CDS encoding ATP-dependent 6-phosphofructokinase, which gives rise to MSLQKFDFTVSNLGAAKLKSPVLLSHVYGDTIANYVADDDHVLYHITLGAGDKDTKLQEYGTLEKAGPREKIYFNPDHVRAAVLTCGGLCPGLNDVIRSIVRTLWHRYGVRTIYGIRFGYNGFLGEIKNSIMELDPDVVDDIHRIGGSVLGSSRGGGERTSDIVDAIERLNLNQVYIIGGDGTQKGALKIAREIAQRGLKISVIGIPKTIDNDLSFIEKSFGFETAVVRATEAVYAAHQEAHSAINGVGLVKVMGRESGFIAAHTAIASHDVNFVLIPEVPFELEGPNGFFEHLRRRLEKRNHAVVLVSEGAGQKLMDQASQGHGTDASGNKRLGDIGIYLKERISEYFRSINMPMNLKYIDPSYIIRSSEAIPTDSMYCSRLGSNAVHAGMTGKTEVLVSLVNNNFVHLPIEVAVRTRNTVDPESSLWRDVIDATGMPVKMTNE